The proteins below are encoded in one region of Salvelinus fontinalis isolate EN_2023a chromosome 10, ASM2944872v1, whole genome shotgun sequence:
- the LOC129863509 gene encoding uncharacterized protein LOC129863509 — translation MIPLIIIVLVATAAAQAGATFCNLTEESGNHQCYGAVGECLSLHLTANRDEEKITLKKGDNRILYFQTGEDWRSKLNQDYVNRSEFFNNGTFRLDGVIEEDCGDYQLDIFNSEGTKLRRVNMQLEIQAPVSEPVLSFLCLPHGESEVTCSSEGDGLQYSWTLNGQNLTRSVAYDHYQNSVIILKSDVTGTLTCMVQNKVSSSSSTIDLSLACPVFSSQFRFVIVTVAIALAVGTLVLLLAVFVGVNRLCGKLRFGHTTSGCSNDEGAAVVYAEVFNKRKTEVNQKATEMMEYGEVKMAASLNEEESPKNQGDLEMTTNQTYDTSSLTTFGRT, via the exons ATGATCCCCCTGATAATTATAGTTCTGGTGGCCACAGCGGCGGCACAAG CTGGTGCTACGTTCTGTAATCTCACTGAAGAGAGTGGAAACCATCAATGCTATGGGGCTGTGGGAGAATGTTTGTCCTTACATCTGACTGCAAACAGAGATGAAGAAAAAATTACATTGAAGAAAGGTGATAATCGTATTCTGTACTTCCAAACTGGAGAAGACTGGAGATCTAAATTGAATCAGGATTATGTGAATCGCTCCGAGTTCTTTAACAATGGAACATTCAGGCTGGACGGAGTTATAGAGGAAGACTGTGGAGATTACCAATTGGATATATTTAATTCAGAGGGAACAAAGTTGCGGAGAGTCAACATGCAACTTGAGATACAAG CCCCGGTGTCAGAGCCAGtgttgtctttcctctgtctgcCTCATGGAGAGAGCGAGGTCACATGCTCCTCAGAGGGAGATGGTCTTCAGTACAGCTGGACCCTGAATGGACAGAATCTGACCAGGAGTGTAGCCTATGACCACTACCAGAACAGTGTCATCATACTGAAGAGTGATGTGACAGGAACCCTGACCTGTATGGTTCAGAATAAAGTTAGCAGCAGCAGCTCCACTATTGATCTCTCCTTGGCCTGCCCAG TTTTCTCCTCCCAGTTTCGTTTTGTAATTGTGACAGTAGCTATAGCTCTAGCTGTTGGAACTCTTGTCCTACTTCTTGCGGTGTTTGTTGGCGTGAACCGTCTCTGTGGGAAACTGAGATTTGGACATACTACTTCAG GTTGCTCTAATGATGAGGGTGCTGCTGTTGTATACGCTGAAGTATTCAATAAAAGAAAGACAGAAGTCAACCAGAAAGCTACAGAGATGATGGAGTATGGAGAAGTCAAAATGGCTGCCAGTCTTAATGAGGAAGAAAGCCCCAAGAATCAGGGGGACTTGGAAATGACAACCAACCAGACATATGACACATCTTCTCTGACAACTTTCGGCAGGACTTAG